In Neomonachus schauinslandi chromosome 6, ASM220157v2, whole genome shotgun sequence, a genomic segment contains:
- the LOC110589283 gene encoding ubiquitin-conjugating enzyme E2 L3-like isoform X2 — translation MAASRRLMKDNPPYDKGAFRIEINFPAEYPFKPPKITFKTKIYHPNIDEKGQVCLPVISAENWKPATKTDQVIQSLIALVNDPQPEHPLRADLAEEYSKDRKKFCKNAEEFTKKYGEKRPVD, via the exons ATGgcggccagcaggaggctgatgaag GACAACCCTCCATATGATAAGGGGGCCTTCAGAATCGAAATCAACTTTCCAGCAGAATACCCATTCAAACCACCGaagatcacatttaaaacaaagatctatcACCCGAACATCGATGAAAAGGGGCAGGTCTGTCTGCCAGTAATTAGTGCTGAAAACTGGAAACCAGCAACCAAAACCGACCAAGTAATCCAGTCCCTCATAGCACTGGTGAACGACCCCCAGCCCGAGCACCCACTTCGGGCTGACCTAGCTGAAGAATACTCTAAGGAccgtaaaaaattctgtaagaatgCTGAAGAGTTTACAAAGAAATACGGGGAGAAGCGACCTGTGGACTAA
- the LOC110589283 gene encoding ubiquitin-conjugating enzyme E2 L3-like isoform X1, protein MAASRRLMKELEEICKCGMKNFRNIQVDEANLLTWQGLIVPDNPPYDKGAFRIEINFPAEYPFKPPKITFKTKIYHPNIDEKGQVCLPVISAENWKPATKTDQVIQSLIALVNDPQPEHPLRADLAEEYSKDRKKFCKNAEEFTKKYGEKRPVD, encoded by the coding sequence ATGgcggccagcaggaggctgatgaaggagCTTGAAGAAATCTGCAAATGTGGAATGAAAAACTTCCGTAACATCCAGGttgatgaagctaatttattgacttggCAAGGGCTTATTGTTCCTGACAACCCTCCATATGATAAGGGGGCCTTCAGAATCGAAATCAACTTTCCAGCAGAATACCCATTCAAACCACCGaagatcacatttaaaacaaagatctatcACCCGAACATCGATGAAAAGGGGCAGGTCTGTCTGCCAGTAATTAGTGCTGAAAACTGGAAACCAGCAACCAAAACCGACCAAGTAATCCAGTCCCTCATAGCACTGGTGAACGACCCCCAGCCCGAGCACCCACTTCGGGCTGACCTAGCTGAAGAATACTCTAAGGAccgtaaaaaattctgtaagaatgCTGAAGAGTTTACAAAGAAATACGGGGAGAAGCGACCTGTGGACTAA